In the genome of Nitrospira japonica, one region contains:
- the pgl gene encoding 6-phosphogluconolactonase — protein sequence MTMRPDIRISPDAGWADATAILLRELGRQAIRLRGRFLLALSGGSTPQRLYQALAQPAKSQTEMDWHRTVFLFGDERCVSPDHPDSNYGMARASLFAPLDIPPGHVHRMSGENPDPRAAADEYERSLRTVVGCTEPEIPSLDLVLLGLGEDGHTASLFPGTTTLLESHRLVTVGRSPKGIPLRLTLTLGVINRASVILFLVTGSTKAQIVRRILAPQTAADRALPAALVTPEPGHLIWMLDQAAASELPSHNKPT from the coding sequence ATGACCATGCGACCCGACATCCGCATCAGCCCGGACGCCGGGTGGGCAGACGCCACGGCGATATTGCTGCGCGAATTGGGCCGCCAAGCGATCCGACTCCGCGGCCGCTTCCTTCTTGCACTCTCGGGGGGCTCGACACCGCAGCGTCTGTATCAGGCGCTGGCTCAACCGGCCAAAAGCCAGACGGAGATGGACTGGCACCGCACCGTCTTTCTGTTCGGTGACGAACGATGCGTCAGTCCGGATCATCCCGACAGCAATTATGGAATGGCTCGCGCCTCGTTATTTGCTCCGCTGGACATCCCTCCCGGGCACGTGCACCGCATGTCGGGCGAGAATCCCGATCCTCGCGCCGCAGCCGACGAGTATGAACGTTCACTCCGCACGGTCGTGGGCTGCACCGAGCCGGAAATCCCAAGCCTCGATCTCGTTCTTCTTGGCCTGGGAGAGGACGGCCACACGGCTTCGCTGTTTCCCGGCACCACCACGCTGCTGGAGTCCCATCGTCTGGTGACCGTCGGACGATCACCAAAGGGAATTCCTCTGCGACTCACCCTGACCCTAGGTGTGATCAACCGCGCGAGTGTGATACTGTTTCTGGTCACCGGCTCGACGAAGGCGCAGATCGTTCGCCGCATTTTGGCACCGCAGACCGCCGCTGATCGTGCCCTGCCGGCGGCCCTTGTGACACCGGAACCGGGGCATCTGATCTGGATGCTGGATCAGGCGGCCGCATCCGAATTGCCAAGCCACAACAAGCCGACTTGA
- the glk gene encoding glucokinase, with protein MILAGDIGGTKTHLALFDWKDERTEPIRTESFPSKEYASLEEILEEFLTPRTPSAAPLEIAAPTAGSGEPSVSSMPPEPTRITAACFGVAGPVIQNYSRTTNLPWVLDGDALAKRFDIPAVRLLNDLEATAHGILLLRPEELHTLNAGTPPTHRQAIALIAAGTGLGESILFWDGARYQPMPSEGGHTDFAPNNDNEIDLLRHVRSHYLHVSYERVLSGPGIHAIYEYVRDTKKNEPTWLAEKIAAGDPAAEIAAAGLKGQAEIATQTLDMFASIFGAEAGNLALKAMTLNGVYVGGGIAPKLLPKLTDGAFMRGFTNKGRYKRLMSTIPVYIVLNDRTGLIGAAATAARLAQS; from the coding sequence ATGATCCTTGCTGGGGACATCGGAGGAACCAAAACCCATCTGGCGCTCTTCGACTGGAAGGACGAACGCACCGAGCCGATCCGCACGGAATCTTTCCCCAGCAAGGAATACGCATCCCTCGAAGAGATCCTTGAGGAATTCCTCACTCCCCGTACCCCATCCGCGGCGCCGCTTGAGATCGCGGCTCCCACTGCCGGATCCGGCGAGCCATCAGTGTCTTCCATGCCCCCCGAACCCACGCGTATTACCGCCGCCTGTTTCGGCGTTGCGGGGCCCGTGATTCAAAACTACAGCCGAACGACCAATCTCCCCTGGGTATTGGATGGAGACGCCCTGGCGAAACGTTTCGACATTCCCGCCGTCCGGCTGCTGAACGACTTGGAAGCAACCGCCCATGGCATTCTGCTCCTTCGCCCGGAGGAGCTCCACACCCTGAATGCCGGCACCCCTCCCACGCATCGTCAGGCCATCGCCTTGATCGCCGCGGGAACGGGACTGGGAGAATCCATTCTCTTTTGGGACGGCGCCCGATATCAGCCCATGCCCTCGGAGGGGGGACACACGGATTTCGCACCCAATAACGACAATGAAATCGACTTGCTCCGCCATGTGCGAAGCCATTATCTGCACGTGAGCTACGAACGCGTATTGTCCGGCCCCGGTATTCACGCGATCTATGAATACGTGCGCGATACCAAAAAGAACGAGCCGACCTGGCTGGCGGAGAAAATCGCGGCCGGCGATCCCGCTGCGGAAATCGCCGCAGCCGGCTTAAAGGGCCAGGCGGAGATCGCCACGCAGACCCTCGATATGTTCGCGTCGATATTCGGAGCCGAAGCAGGAAACCTCGCGTTGAAGGCCATGACCCTCAACGGTGTCTATGTCGGAGGCGGAATCGCTCCCAAACTTCTGCCGAAGCTGACCGACGGTGCGTTCATGCGCGGCTTTACGAACAAGGGACGCTACAAACGTCTGATGAGCACCATCCCCGTCTACATCGTGCTGAACGACCGAACCGGTCTCATCGGAGCGGCCGCCACCGCGGCACGGTTGGCTCAATCATGA